From one Rosa rugosa chromosome 4, drRosRugo1.1, whole genome shotgun sequence genomic stretch:
- the LOC133744086 gene encoding uncharacterized protein LOC133744086, protein MVMSPILFSFFYDKHTRNDKEKTWIYEVAERTHAGMQEKLAEIVAVEGNETTEMRERAYVAVMGPEKRHRVCGYGLGVIPDMVPYLQIDGSSSSHRSHGRHYAHLQSQLIYGVRVQVPTTTRASTGAASSNSGTTLANPTRIGNVKANDAIPAIYSTFTTIFSAFAATILPDAFLSSSNVLASTADLSSNALSASTCLSYHWTNWIAYGRYKCPRN, encoded by the exons ATGGTCATGAGCCCGATCCTATTCAGTTTTTTTTATGATAAGCATACACGGAATGACAAAGAAAAAACCTGGATTTATGAAGTTGCTGAGCGGACACAT GCTGGTATGCAAGAGAAGTTGGCAGAAATTGTAGCAGTTGAAGGTAATGAGACTACAGAGATGCGAGAAAGAGCATATGTTGCAGTGATGGGACCTGAGAAACGTCACAGAGTTTGCGGTTATGGACTAGGTGTAATACCTGATATGGTGCCTTATCTTCAAATTGATGGTAGCtcatcatcacacagatcacaTGGAAGACATTATGCTCACTTGCAGTCACAATTAATTTATGGAGTTAGAGTCCAAGTACCAACAACAACAAGAGCAAGCACAGGTGCAGCAAGTTCAAACTCAGGAACGACTCTTGCAAACCCAACAAGAATTGGCAATGTTAAAGCAAATGATGCAATCCCAGCAATCTACTCCACCTTCACAACAATCTTCTCAGCCTTTGCAGCAACCATCCTTCCAGATGCCTTCTTATCCTCGTCAAATGTACTGGCCTCAACCGCAGATCTATCCTCAAATGCCTTATCAGCCTCAACATGCTTATCCTACCACTGGACTAACTGGATTGCTTATGGGAGATACAAGTGTCCAAGAAACTGA
- the LOC133706959 gene encoding flavonoid 3'-monooxygenase CYP75B137-like, with protein sequence MEFWSESDSGSSGPWSVVITLSLVVLWYAWLYFKSSDSNSPLPPGPRPLPLVGNLLSLDPELHSYFAGLAHTYGPIYKLRLGTKLCIVVTSPSVAREVLKDHDVTFANRDVPAAGRAASYGGSDIVWTPYGPEWRMLRKVCVLKMLSNTTLDSVHELRRKQVRRTVGFFYGRAGSPVDVGEQMFLTVMNVITNMLWGRTVQDEGAGLGAEFRQVVGEMTELLVKPNVSDFYPGLARFDLQGVFKQMEGLGKRFDAIFERVIDQRLRMEKEGAKEEGSKDFLTFLLRLKEEGDSKTPFTMTHLKALLMDMVVGGTDTSSNTIEFAMSEVMNKPEVLQKVQQELEAVVGKNSIVEESHIHKLPYLYAVMKETLRLHPVLPLLVPHCPSETCTVGGYTIPKGSRIFVNVWAIHRDPSSWENPLEFDPTRFLDSKWDYSGSDFKYFPFGSGRRICAGIAMAERMVMHSLATLLHSFDWKLPQGEKLDLSEKFGIVLKKKIPLVAIPTPRLSDPALYE encoded by the exons ATGGAATTCTGGTCGGAATCCGATTCCGGAAGCAGCGGACCTTGGAGCGTGGTGATCACGCTCTCCCTCGTTGTCCTTTGGTACGCGTGGCTCTACTTCAAGAGTTCAGACTCTAACTCGCCGCTGCCGCCGGGTCCACGCCCTCTCCCATTGGTCGGGAACCTTCTCTCTCTGGACCCGGAGCTCCACTCTTACTTCGCGGGCCTGGCCCACACCTACGGCCCAATCTACAAGCTCCGCCTCGGCACCAAGCTCTGCATCGTCGTCACCTCCCCCTCCGTCGCCCGCGAGGTCCTCAAGGACCATGACGTCACCTTCGCCAACCGCGACGTCCCCGCCGCCGGCCGGGCCGCCTCGTACGGAGGATCCGACATCGTGTGGACCCCGTACGGCCCGGAGTGGCGGATGCTGCGGAAGGTCTGCGTGCTCAAGATGCTCAGCAACACCACGCTCGACTCGGTCCACGAGCTGCGGCGGAAGCAGGTCCGGCGAACGGTCGGGTTCTTCTACGGTCGGGCCGGGTCGCCGGTGGACGTGGGCGAGCAGATGTTCCTGACGGTGATGAACGTGATCACGAACATGCTGTGGGGCCGGACGGTGCAGGACGAGGGCGCGGGGCTCGGGGCGGAGTTCCGGCAAGTGGTGGGGGAGATGACGGAGCTGCTGGTGAAGCCGAACGTGTCGGACTTCTATCCGGGTTTGGCCCGGTTTGACTTGCAAGGCGTGTTCAAGCAGATGGAGGGCTTAGGGAAGAGGTTCGACGCGATATTCGAGAGAGTGATAGATCAACGGCTGAGGATGGAGAAGGAAGGCGCGAAGGAGGAGGGGAGTAAAGATTTTTTGACTTTTTTACTGCGGTTAAAAGAGGAGGGAGATTCCAAGACGCCGTTTACTATGACTCACCTCAAAGCCTTGCTTATG GATATGGTTGTGGGCGGGACGGACACATCCTCCAACACAATTGAATTTGCAATGTCGGAAGTTATGAACAAACCAGAAGTGTTGCAAAAAGTCCAGCAAGAATTAGAAGCTGTAGTTGGCAAAAACAGCATTGTAGAAGAGTCTCACATTCACAAGCTACCGTACTTATATGCAGTGATGAAAGAAACACTGCGCTTGCACCCAGTCCTGCCTCTATTAGTCCCACATTGCCCAAGTGAGACATGCACTGTGGGAGGCTATACCATTCCAAAGGGGTCTAGGATTTTTGTTAATGTTTGGGCTATACATAGAGACCCTTCTAGTTGGGAAAACCCATTGGAGTTTGATCCAACTAGATTCTTGGATAGTAAATGGGATTACAGTGGGAGTGACTTCAAGTATTTTCCTTTTGGGTCTGGAAGAAGAATATGTGCAGGGATAGCAATGGCTGAGAGGATGGTGATGCATTCTCTTGCTACACTGCTGCATTCTTTTGATTGGAAACTGCCACAGGGAGAGAAGTTGGATCTTTCGGAGAAGTTTGGTATtgtattgaagaagaagataccTTTGGTTGCCATCCCAACTCCAAGGTTGTCAGATCCAGCACTCTATGAGTAG